The proteins below are encoded in one region of Hemiscyllium ocellatum isolate sHemOce1 chromosome 27 unlocalized genomic scaffold, sHemOce1.pat.X.cur. SUPER_27_unloc_1, whole genome shotgun sequence:
- the LOC132807015 gene encoding zinc finger protein 239-like, whose translation MEKPWKCGDCGMGFRTPSEVEIHRRSHTGERPFTCAECGKGFADSSHLHRHQRTHARESPFVCPECGKGFTRSQHLEAHGRTHTGERPFACSVCGKGFSQSCNLLIHQRLHTGERPFTCAVCRKGFAQLSHLRKHQQVHE comes from the coding sequence atggagaaaccgtggaaatgtggggactgtggcATGGGGTTCAGAACTCCATCTGAGGTTGAGATCCATCGacgcagtcacaccggggagaggccgttcacctgcgcCGAGTGTGGCAAAGGGTTCGCCGATTCATCCCACCTGCACAGACACCAGCGGACCCACGCCCGGGAAAGTCCCTTCgtctgccccgagtgtgggaaggggttcACCCGCTCGCAGCACCTCGAGGCACACGGGCGCACTCACACCGGCGAGAGGCCGTTCGCCTGCTCCGTGTGCGGGAAGGGATTCTCGCAGTCGTGCAACCTGCTGAtccaccagcggctccacaccggggagcggccgttcACCTGTGCCGTGTGCAGGAAGGGATTCGCTCAGCTCTCCCACCTGCGGAAACACCAACAGGTTCACGAGTGA